A window of the Leptospira bourretii genome harbors these coding sequences:
- a CDS encoding flagellar filament outer layer protein FlaA, with product MNFAKKITIGLGFLLMISGLLSLPRPHDPDELGRVQILKSALSIDTSYLLFLVEDFEGERPWDFYRVDSFLTLTQFTASIPKSEAFLLETNILKESGYPNLQNQTSFLVQSYVENPRLDHWEIRPKEPILMPLGMPIQGILWVYSEGHHINLSMGLSQKKSKDLYFDLGTLNFVGWRRLEFTINLPKENTRLIQSMSFPISFASFRLKSLASQKKGEFHLYFDNLSFVIDKRTFIYPGSEVNDTWGNKR from the coding sequence ATGAACTTTGCAAAAAAAATCACAATCGGTTTGGGTTTCCTACTCATGATTTCCGGTCTTTTGTCTCTTCCGAGGCCTCATGATCCCGATGAATTGGGCCGAGTCCAAATTTTAAAATCCGCTCTCAGCATCGATACAAGTTACCTTCTTTTTCTTGTGGAAGACTTTGAAGGAGAAAGGCCTTGGGATTTTTACCGAGTGGATTCCTTTTTGACCCTCACACAGTTTACAGCTTCCATTCCAAAATCAGAGGCATTTTTGTTAGAGACAAACATTCTCAAAGAGTCGGGGTATCCGAACCTCCAAAACCAAACCAGTTTTCTTGTGCAAAGTTATGTAGAGAATCCAAGACTTGACCATTGGGAAATTCGACCCAAAGAACCAATTCTTATGCCACTAGGTATGCCCATCCAAGGAATTCTTTGGGTGTATTCTGAAGGCCATCATATCAATTTGAGTATGGGGCTTTCGCAAAAAAAATCCAAAGATTTGTATTTTGATTTAGGGACTTTGAATTTTGTGGGTTGGAGAAGATTAGAATTTACCATCAATCTTCCCAAAGAAAACACTAGGCTCATCCAATCCATGTCCTTTCCTATTTCTTTTGCCTCCTTTCGACTCAAAAGTTTAGCTTCACAAAAGAAAGGAGAGTTTCATTTATACTTTGACAATTTGAGTTTTGTCATTGATAAAAGAACTTTCATCTACCCTGGTTCGGAAGTCAACGATACCTGGGGTAACAAACGCTAA
- a CDS encoding YggS family pyridoxal phosphate-dependent enzyme: MSDYGSSYRSIQSSLKDLFPNKSPVLIAVSKTKPYEVVKEAYLQGIREFGENYIPEAISKFTKLREEFPEAATSVNLHHIGPVQSGTLRKLFGIFSFTHGVGSISSLTELLKRAEKEKKQIRYLIQVNLTGEDTKHGLSFETLRSMKDTMIGYQNEFCLWEGFMGMGPSSGDLRETREVFSLFAELRDTYFPDKKLSMGMSGDYEIACELGADYLRVGSKIFGERDYAKETI, from the coding sequence GTGTCCGATTACGGTTCTTCTTATCGCTCCATCCAATCTTCTCTTAAAGATTTGTTCCCAAACAAATCTCCCGTTCTCATTGCCGTGTCCAAAACCAAACCTTACGAAGTGGTGAAAGAGGCCTATTTGCAAGGAATTCGTGAATTTGGTGAAAATTACATTCCGGAAGCCATTTCCAAATTTACAAAACTAAGAGAAGAGTTTCCCGAAGCAGCCACATCAGTCAATTTACACCATATTGGTCCCGTCCAATCAGGGACCTTACGAAAGTTATTTGGAATATTCTCTTTTACCCATGGGGTTGGATCCATTTCTTCCTTAACGGAACTTCTCAAACGTGCCGAAAAAGAAAAAAAACAGATTCGATATTTGATCCAAGTCAATCTCACGGGAGAGGATACCAAACATGGACTTAGTTTTGAAACTCTTCGTTCCATGAAAGATACAATGATCGGTTACCAAAATGAATTTTGTCTTTGGGAGGGGTTTATGGGAATGGGACCCTCTAGCGGAGATTTGCGAGAAACCAGGGAAGTGTTTTCGCTATTTGCAGAATTACGTGATACATATTTTCCAGATAAAAAGTTATCTATGGGAATGAGCGGGGATTATGAAATCGCCTGTGAATTAGGAGCCGACTATTTAAGGGTTGGTTCAAAGATTTTTGGAGAGAGGGATTATGCAAAAGAAACCATTTGA
- a CDS encoding pyrroline-5-carboxylate reductase family protein translates to MQKKPFEAVGVVGLGKMGGAIATALVGKGTKVYGFDPNVKESPVSGVNLLGTLSAISEVTDVIVIAVKPNLVVPVLKEFSKPATFVSIAAGISHSQMAEVAPKGSNSVRVMPNLPLVSERGAFAYFCDDTSVSLVERLFDGMGRGIRVAKESLMDAVTGLSGSGPAYVLTFLQAMAEGGLQEGLSYEESLSLAMETIEGTLVYFRNLRRENTNLHPMEVRNWVTSPGGTTIHGLDALERGGFSTAVRDAIKRATERSKELGKG, encoded by the coding sequence ATGCAAAAGAAACCATTTGAAGCTGTTGGAGTTGTGGGCCTTGGAAAGATGGGAGGAGCCATTGCAACGGCCCTTGTCGGAAAAGGTACCAAGGTATACGGGTTTGATCCCAACGTAAAAGAATCTCCTGTGTCAGGAGTGAATCTTCTGGGAACTCTTTCTGCCATTTCCGAAGTTACGGATGTGATTGTGATCGCAGTAAAACCCAATTTAGTTGTTCCTGTCTTAAAAGAATTTTCAAAGCCAGCTACCTTTGTTTCCATTGCTGCTGGAATTTCTCATTCGCAAATGGCGGAAGTCGCACCAAAGGGATCAAATTCTGTCCGAGTGATGCCCAATCTTCCTCTAGTTTCTGAACGAGGAGCCTTTGCGTATTTTTGTGACGACACTTCAGTTTCTCTCGTAGAACGATTGTTTGATGGAATGGGAAGAGGAATCCGTGTTGCCAAAGAATCACTGATGGATGCGGTCACAGGGCTTTCTGGATCAGGTCCTGCCTATGTTCTCACATTTTTGCAGGCAATGGCTGAGGGAGGGTTGCAAGAGGGTTTGAGTTATGAAGAATCCTTGTCTTTGGCAATGGAAACCATTGAAGGCACTCTTGTGTATTTCAGGAATTTGCGAAGGGAAAATACAAACCTTCATCCCATGGAAGTGAGAAATTGGGTGACATCTCCCGGGGGAACAACCATCCATGGTTTGGATGCTTTGGAAAGGGGTGGATTCTCAACCGCCGTTAGAGATGCAATCAAACGAGCGACGGAGAGAAGTAAGGAATTAGGGAAAGGATAA
- a CDS encoding sensor domain-containing diguanylate cyclase: MSFKENTDIVFEHYEKKIYDQKQLLEISRALNSTLDYKYLIDAILNICLAQLQTLHAAMYLEPEIDLGLFKLEPQSIKGFELSAEEQNYEVKIDSPLIHYFEEKPKAITMDQILQMDSLKSIPDITYLRKMGAEILVPLNAKGKVNGLLVLGDKMTSEEFLEDEKEFMTTLANLAGIAVDNARLYELATVDMMTGLKIHHYFQTKLKEEMERCRKKGTKLCLLFTDVDHFKSFNDTYGHQAGDVVLIEVAKQLINAGQRHHIPARYGGEEFCLVMPGASEEEAMAKGEEIRKAVESMVVKNPNDGSDLKVTLSVGVSSFRPTDRNNKDLIERADKALYQAKHSGRNRTICYKD, from the coding sequence TTGTCTTTTAAAGAAAACACTGATATCGTTTTTGAGCATTACGAAAAAAAAATCTACGACCAAAAACAACTACTGGAAATCTCTCGTGCCCTGAATTCCACGTTAGACTATAAATACTTAATTGATGCAATTCTTAACATCTGTTTGGCGCAGCTACAAACATTACATGCCGCAATGTACTTAGAGCCTGAAATTGATTTAGGACTTTTTAAGTTGGAGCCCCAGTCCATCAAAGGATTTGAATTAAGTGCCGAGGAACAAAACTACGAAGTAAAAATCGATAGCCCTCTCATTCATTATTTTGAAGAAAAACCCAAAGCCATTACCATGGACCAAATCCTCCAAATGGATTCTTTAAAATCTATTCCTGATATTACTTACCTCCGTAAGATGGGAGCAGAGATCCTTGTTCCACTCAATGCTAAGGGCAAAGTCAATGGACTACTCGTTCTTGGGGACAAGATGACTTCCGAAGAGTTTTTGGAAGATGAAAAAGAATTTATGACCACTCTTGCAAACCTTGCGGGGATTGCTGTGGACAACGCTAGGTTGTATGAACTGGCAACAGTTGACATGATGACAGGTTTAAAAATCCATCACTACTTCCAGACCAAACTCAAAGAAGAAATGGAACGTTGTCGCAAAAAAGGAACTAAGTTGTGTTTACTTTTTACAGATGTAGACCATTTCAAAAGTTTTAACGATACTTATGGCCACCAAGCGGGTGATGTGGTTCTCATTGAAGTCGCAAAACAACTGATCAATGCAGGCCAAAGACACCATATCCCAGCTAGGTATGGTGGGGAAGAGTTTTGTTTGGTAATGCCTGGAGCTTCAGAAGAAGAAGCCATGGCCAAGGGTGAAGAAATCCGTAAAGCTGTTGAATCCATGGTGGTCAAAAATCCAAATGATGGGTCGGATCTAAAAGTGACTTTGTCTGTGGGGGTTTCTAGTTTCCGACCGACCGATCGAAACAATAAGGATTTGATCGAAAGGGCTGACAAAGCACTCTACCAGGCAAAACATTCTGGTAGAAACCGCACAATTTGTTATAAAGATTAG
- the mnmA gene encoding tRNA 2-thiouridine(34) synthase MnmA — MKEKEKIIVAMSGGVDSAVAAGLLMEAGYDVIGVNLRTWEYEAPACDTTKKSCCSPEDIRDARDVGLSLNIPFYVIKMEKVFGERVIERFINDYKDGRTPNPCVECNTFVKFGALFEQAKTLGIEKIATGHYARVIEVDGRYAIRNAVDMKKNQAYYLYGLSQENIKNTVFPLGEMDKAQVREIAKRMGLPVAEKPESQEICFIPENDYRTFLKKKGMEFTPGFFKLASGQIIGKHQGKEGFTIGQRKGLGIAWKNPLYVLSIEDDGTVVLGEEEETVSESFILEEVTYQALSPMEVGESKEMRVQIRYRSAPVHCKVTALGDTWKVEFLEDVKSVTPGQSATFYDTNGDYLLAGGIIQKGSITRKVKTNFLLEAESVTI, encoded by the coding sequence GTGAAAGAAAAAGAAAAAATCATAGTGGCGATGAGTGGTGGGGTAGATAGCGCTGTAGCCGCAGGGCTTCTGATGGAAGCAGGTTACGATGTGATCGGTGTCAACCTACGTACTTGGGAATATGAAGCACCAGCCTGCGATACCACTAAAAAATCCTGTTGTTCTCCCGAAGACATTCGAGATGCCCGCGATGTTGGTCTTTCTTTAAACATTCCGTTTTATGTAATCAAAATGGAAAAGGTGTTTGGGGAACGAGTCATCGAACGTTTTATTAATGATTATAAAGATGGAAGGACACCAAACCCTTGTGTAGAATGTAACACCTTTGTGAAGTTTGGTGCTCTTTTTGAACAAGCAAAAACATTGGGAATCGAAAAAATTGCTACTGGTCATTATGCTCGTGTTATAGAAGTAGATGGACGATATGCAATTCGAAACGCAGTGGACATGAAAAAAAATCAAGCGTACTATTTGTACGGTTTGTCCCAAGAAAATATTAAAAATACAGTTTTTCCACTTGGTGAAATGGACAAAGCACAGGTGCGTGAAATTGCAAAACGAATGGGCCTCCCAGTGGCTGAAAAACCGGAATCACAAGAAATTTGTTTTATTCCAGAAAATGATTATAGAACTTTTTTAAAGAAGAAGGGAATGGAATTCACTCCTGGTTTTTTTAAATTAGCATCTGGACAAATCATTGGCAAACACCAAGGAAAAGAAGGGTTTACCATCGGTCAAAGAAAGGGACTTGGGATTGCATGGAAAAATCCACTTTATGTTTTATCCATTGAAGATGATGGAACTGTTGTCCTTGGAGAAGAAGAGGAAACTGTTTCCGAATCTTTTATTTTAGAAGAAGTTACTTACCAAGCCTTATCTCCTATGGAAGTGGGTGAATCAAAAGAAATGAGAGTCCAAATCCGATACAGAAGTGCACCTGTTCACTGTAAGGTGACTGCTCTTGGTGATACCTGGAAAGTTGAATTTTTAGAAGATGTAAAAAGTGTAACTCCGGGACAGTCGGCCACCTTTTATGATACAAATGGTGATTATCTACTCGCAGGAGGGATCATTCAAAAAGGTTCTATCACAAGAAAGGTAAAAACAAATTTTCTTTTAGAGGCAGAGAGCGTTACCATTTGA
- a CDS encoding alpha-hydroxy-acid oxidizing protein produces MKSVEGKTILIIGGGLLQVPIIQTAKTMRLHTVVADMNPSSIGFQIADEAIVMSTKDVEGMVRESKKFAQNSQIHGVITAGTDASMTVAAVASALQLPGIRFVDAEAASNKVKMRQRLKEFGMPIPRFAAVWSLQDAKDALDSLTFPLVMKPADNMGARGVIKVNHKDDLPTAFRHAKRFCPTGELILEEYMEGPELSVDALAFQGQIRMTGIADRIIEREPYFIEVGHNMPSAMSKEVLDEVERVMAGGMRALGIHLGAGKGDIKVTKDGVKIGEIAARLSGGFMSAFTYPLSTGVNLNRAALLISLGETPDNLDPVLSRVSIERSLLSKPGKLVSIGGVEETKKIDGVSEVFIQSKPGDIIKEPTNNIDKSGHVIIVAENLKEANLVFEKVKQTIRFEVDEQFSITEKEIGDQARIRFGKDICWVCKQCDGSNCASGIPGMGGVGRMETFHDNSVALSEYSIVPGYIRDHVFPEIQTQFLGYDLKTPIMAAPMTGVGTNMNFVMTDADYANLVVRSFVQNGSLAWLGDGASPDKYKIMLEALKKASGKGILICKPREDESMLLDRFLEAEADGVFALGMDIDAVNFKTMVQKNLSSITRPLERLIKLKEKTKLPFILKGIMNPEDAKLALEGGFSAIVVSNHGGRVLDGMPGTARVLPKIAEAVKGKIPLLVDGGIRSGMDVFKMLALGADLVLLGRPVAISLVGGEEAGIRFLLQKYSEELKQSMSVTGAKTLVDIKRTMLLHKLHG; encoded by the coding sequence TTGAAATCGGTAGAAGGCAAAACTATTCTCATTATCGGCGGGGGATTGTTACAGGTCCCCATCATCCAAACTGCAAAAACCATGCGACTCCATACAGTTGTTGCCGATATGAATCCATCTTCGATTGGTTTTCAAATTGCGGATGAAGCCATTGTCATGTCCACAAAGGACGTTGAAGGAATGGTTCGGGAATCTAAAAAATTTGCGCAAAACTCCCAAATTCATGGGGTGATTACTGCTGGAACCGATGCGAGTATGACGGTTGCTGCTGTGGCTTCCGCTTTACAACTTCCGGGAATCCGATTTGTAGATGCAGAAGCAGCATCTAACAAAGTAAAGATGCGCCAAAGATTAAAAGAGTTTGGAATGCCAATCCCTCGTTTTGCAGCTGTTTGGTCTTTACAGGATGCTAAAGATGCTCTGGATTCATTGACTTTTCCTCTAGTGATGAAACCGGCTGACAATATGGGTGCTCGTGGGGTCATTAAGGTAAATCATAAAGATGACCTTCCAACTGCATTTCGTCATGCCAAAAGATTTTGTCCTACAGGTGAATTGATTTTAGAAGAATATATGGAAGGTCCTGAACTTTCTGTGGATGCTTTGGCTTTCCAAGGTCAAATTCGAATGACGGGGATTGCCGACAGGATCATCGAACGGGAACCTTATTTTATTGAAGTAGGGCATAACATGCCTTCTGCGATGTCCAAAGAAGTTTTGGATGAAGTGGAACGGGTGATGGCCGGTGGGATGCGAGCACTTGGAATCCATCTTGGGGCAGGTAAGGGAGACATTAAGGTTACAAAGGACGGAGTCAAAATTGGAGAAATCGCAGCAAGGCTCTCTGGTGGCTTTATGTCGGCATTTACTTATCCTTTATCCACAGGGGTGAACTTAAACAGAGCTGCACTGTTGATATCTCTAGGTGAAACTCCGGATAATTTGGATCCTGTTTTGTCGAGAGTGTCCATCGAACGTTCGTTACTTTCAAAACCTGGAAAACTAGTTTCGATTGGTGGAGTAGAAGAAACTAAAAAAATCGACGGTGTGTCTGAGGTTTTTATCCAATCCAAACCTGGTGATATCATTAAAGAACCTACAAATAATATTGATAAGTCGGGGCATGTAATCATTGTAGCTGAAAATTTGAAAGAAGCGAATCTTGTTTTTGAAAAGGTAAAACAAACAATTCGATTTGAAGTGGATGAACAATTTTCGATTACCGAAAAGGAAATAGGCGACCAAGCACGAATTCGGTTTGGAAAAGATATTTGTTGGGTTTGCAAACAATGTGACGGTAGCAATTGTGCCTCTGGGATTCCGGGTATGGGTGGAGTGGGCCGTATGGAAACCTTCCATGACAACAGCGTTGCTCTTTCCGAATATTCGATAGTACCTGGTTACATTCGGGACCATGTATTTCCTGAAATCCAAACTCAGTTTTTAGGTTATGATTTAAAAACACCGATTATGGCTGCTCCCATGACAGGGGTGGGAACCAACATGAACTTTGTGATGACAGACGCAGATTATGCCAATCTTGTGGTTCGTTCCTTTGTTCAAAATGGAAGTCTCGCTTGGCTTGGTGATGGTGCTTCTCCAGATAAATATAAAATCATGTTGGAAGCTTTGAAAAAAGCATCTGGAAAAGGAATTTTAATCTGTAAACCTAGAGAAGATGAATCCATGTTACTTGACCGGTTTTTAGAAGCTGAAGCGGACGGAGTGTTCGCTTTAGGAATGGACATTGATGCCGTAAATTTTAAAACAATGGTACAAAAGAACTTATCAAGTATCACAAGACCTTTGGAACGTTTGATCAAACTCAAAGAAAAAACAAAATTACCGTTTATCCTCAAAGGCATTATGAACCCAGAAGATGCGAAACTAGCTTTGGAAGGTGGATTTTCTGCCATCGTGGTTTCGAATCATGGAGGAAGGGTTTTGGATGGAATGCCCGGAACAGCAAGGGTTCTACCTAAAATTGCAGAAGCAGTTAAGGGAAAAATTCCTTTGTTAGTGGATGGAGGCATTCGTTCGGGAATGGATGTTTTTAAAATGTTGGCTTTAGGCGCAGATCTTGTCCTTCTCGGAAGGCCTGTTGCCATTTCGCTTGTTGGTGGTGAGGAAGCCGGGATTCGTTTTCTTTTACAAAAATATTCGGAAGAACTAAAACAATCTATGAGTGTTACCGGAGCCAAAACTTTGGTGGACATCAAGCGAACGATGTTGCTTCATAAACTTCACGGTTGA
- a CDS encoding PilZ domain-containing protein, with protein sequence MDKEIKDPEGILKVITALFGKLPAYIINSEKEYPVKIIALKNKALIINTNLKFPSRDRILTVVHNGSKFLAHFIVAGGDGNGVEILTPVKIQITPASRQSSRVDTSQIQSGMVVSNIINVNDVSKAIGFDDKKVDAILLAYRAKLTKAFPLSSIFFAGRMDNRLRLMHHYDKDIFIIDRKEKSSASADFFPFDEYLRIFDSSKIPDTYTSEICVPIKYKGYVHLGYVQVLSEKPLDFEIYKQIQTFANAVSRDIISTGVFQESRDVCQVMDLSMGGISFIHAPSRSFSRSVTLNGTILFDLNLESGKRVTIRGIIKNIRNQETNFRVGCQFYNLTEKDVEVLEAFLNVEKEESPAVETPMEAQESNADIGDENKEDTSSVIGTVDEPDDPFGGAMDSELTSEEPSPES encoded by the coding sequence ATGGATAAGGAAATCAAAGATCCCGAAGGTATTTTAAAGGTAATTACCGCTTTATTCGGTAAACTCCCTGCATACATTATCAATTCAGAAAAAGAATATCCAGTAAAGATCATTGCCTTAAAAAATAAAGCTCTCATCATCAACACCAATCTAAAATTTCCAAGTAGGGATCGGATCCTTACTGTTGTCCATAATGGCAGTAAGTTTTTGGCTCATTTTATTGTTGCTGGTGGTGACGGAAACGGAGTTGAGATATTAACTCCTGTTAAAATACAAATTACTCCTGCTTCGAGACAGAGCTCAAGGGTTGATACAAGCCAAATCCAATCTGGGATGGTGGTTTCCAATATCATCAACGTCAATGACGTATCCAAAGCAATTGGTTTTGATGATAAAAAAGTAGACGCAATCCTTCTTGCATACCGAGCCAAACTCACAAAAGCATTTCCTTTATCCTCTATCTTCTTTGCTGGTCGTATGGACAATCGACTGCGACTCATGCACCACTACGATAAGGATATTTTTATAATCGATCGTAAGGAGAAATCTTCTGCTTCCGCAGATTTTTTTCCTTTTGATGAATACTTAAGAATTTTCGATAGTTCTAAAATTCCTGACACCTATACTTCTGAAATTTGTGTCCCAATCAAATACAAAGGTTATGTACATCTTGGATATGTACAAGTTTTATCAGAAAAACCACTCGACTTTGAAATTTATAAACAAATTCAAACATTTGCAAATGCAGTGAGTCGCGATATCATAAGCACGGGAGTTTTCCAAGAATCACGTGATGTTTGTCAGGTAATGGATTTAAGTATGGGTGGTATTAGTTTCATCCATGCACCATCCAGATCATTTTCTAGATCAGTCACTCTAAACGGAACCATACTTTTTGATTTAAATTTGGAAAGTGGAAAAAGAGTTACCATCCGCGGGATCATCAAAAACATCCGTAACCAAGAAACCAATTTTCGGGTTGGTTGCCAGTTCTACAACCTAACAGAAAAAGACGTAGAGGTTTTGGAAGCCTTCCTAAATGTAGAAAAGGAAGAATCTCCAGCAGTTGAAACACCAATGGAAGCACAAGAGTCCAATGCTGATATTGGAGATGAAAACAAAGAGGATACAAGTTCTGTGATTGGCACTGTGGATGAACCGGATGATCCTTTTGGTGGTGCCATGGATTCCGAACTCACTTCCGAAGAACCAAGCCCCGAATCTTAA
- a CDS encoding RluA family pseudouridine synthase, whose protein sequence is MSSYQSLIRYPYTGKTVLAFLTTKFPYHSQDEWQYLLDMGRIQVRGNVASAELVLQEGDSVVYEPIPGRIQEPEVDTGYTVLKETEEFLFIDKPGNLPMHPAGRYRTRTLLNLLEEIYPLVIPVHRLDRETSGIVIFAKSEESRTWLQKKFEKREVKKEYLAVVRGKFPKPMFLDGFLGKNIDSAIRKKMKFSLEEFSDSKFVSTELIPLEFSDSQNVSLVLVRPVTGRIHQIRVSLLYLGYPILGDKLYGPRETMFLDFVQSGLSPSLLEELGAERQILHAHSISYLDDRTGEKIKVRSNPLKEIRTFFPNYEDYVP, encoded by the coding sequence GTGTCTTCTTACCAATCATTGATCCGTTATCCATATACGGGAAAAACGGTCCTTGCTTTCCTTACCACGAAATTCCCATACCATAGTCAGGATGAATGGCAATATTTATTGGATATGGGCCGCATCCAAGTCAGAGGAAATGTGGCAAGTGCGGAACTTGTACTCCAGGAAGGGGACAGTGTTGTTTACGAACCCATCCCTGGCCGGATACAGGAGCCAGAAGTAGATACTGGTTATACGGTTTTAAAAGAAACCGAAGAATTCCTTTTTATCGATAAACCAGGAAACCTACCCATGCACCCGGCTGGAAGATACCGTACAAGAACTCTATTGAATCTTTTGGAAGAAATCTATCCTCTAGTGATCCCTGTACATAGGTTGGACCGTGAGACCTCAGGGATTGTGATTTTTGCAAAATCTGAAGAGAGTCGCACTTGGCTCCAAAAGAAATTTGAAAAGAGAGAAGTGAAAAAAGAATACCTGGCTGTGGTTCGGGGAAAATTTCCTAAACCAATGTTTTTAGATGGTTTTCTTGGGAAAAATATAGATTCAGCAATCCGAAAAAAAATGAAGTTTTCTCTGGAAGAGTTTTCCGATTCAAAATTTGTTTCTACTGAATTGATTCCCTTAGAATTTTCTGATTCACAAAACGTAAGTTTGGTGCTTGTGCGGCCAGTAACAGGTAGAATCCATCAAATTCGAGTGAGTCTCCTTTACCTCGGTTATCCGATTCTTGGGGATAAATTGTATGGTCCACGAGAAACTATGTTTTTGGATTTTGTCCAATCGGGACTTTCACCTTCTTTATTAGAAGAACTTGGAGCAGAAAGGCAAATTTTACATGCGCATAGCATAAGTTATCTGGATGATCGGACTGGTGAAAAGATCAAAGTGCGGTCAAATCCTTTAAAAGAAATTCGAACCTTCTTCCCAAATTATGAAGACTATGTCCCATAG
- a CDS encoding DNA methyltransferase, which produces MAGAGRLLKDSDKIVFGEFWTAKQRQGHPIHHTVSYRASFKPELPSFFMKEFLKKKNRVVYDPFGGRGTTAIQANIEGHVAVHNDIHPLSIFLASARQYVPKLEDLEKKLNSLDLDKEVEDEPFDINLLPFFHPRTLKEIKNLKKYMAEDLSVEMKFISLIALSRLHGHSTGFFSVYTFPQVSIPPEAQAKNNVKRGQTPEYRPIKPRIYQKMKRDLALPIPPFYHEFSKNNLYSLNSANSVPNVESESVDLIVTSPPFLDKVDYEGDNWLRHWFLDIQKSKDRKLSIFSNLSDWNAFIRSTLKESARVLKKGSYMVMEVGEVKKGNSILYLDEDVVRMAEGTGLVWNKTYVHTQSFTKLSNCWQVSNNEKGTNSNRCVVLRKVL; this is translated from the coding sequence ATGGCAGGAGCAGGCAGACTATTAAAGGATTCCGATAAAATTGTATTTGGTGAGTTTTGGACAGCAAAACAACGCCAAGGACATCCAATTCATCATACCGTAAGTTATAGAGCATCATTTAAGCCGGAACTTCCTTCTTTTTTTATGAAGGAATTCTTAAAAAAGAAAAATAGGGTCGTCTACGATCCGTTTGGTGGAAGGGGAACTACGGCCATTCAAGCAAATATTGAAGGTCATGTGGCAGTTCATAATGATATTCATCCGTTGTCTATTTTTCTTGCGAGTGCGAGACAATATGTTCCTAAACTAGAAGACTTGGAAAAAAAGTTGAATTCTTTGGATTTGGATAAGGAAGTTGAAGATGAACCTTTTGATATAAACTTACTTCCTTTTTTTCATCCGCGCACTCTCAAAGAAATTAAAAATCTGAAAAAATATATGGCAGAAGATTTGTCAGTAGAGATGAAGTTTATTTCACTGATTGCATTATCTCGTTTGCATGGGCATAGCACTGGATTTTTTTCTGTTTATACTTTTCCACAAGTTTCCATCCCACCGGAAGCACAGGCGAAAAACAATGTCAAACGTGGGCAAACCCCGGAATACAGGCCAATCAAACCTCGAATTTATCAAAAAATGAAACGGGATTTGGCTCTTCCCATTCCTCCGTTTTATCATGAATTTTCAAAAAACAATTTGTATTCACTGAATTCAGCGAACTCGGTACCTAATGTAGAATCAGAATCAGTCGATTTGATTGTGACTTCTCCGCCTTTTCTTGATAAGGTGGACTATGAAGGTGACAACTGGTTACGTCACTGGTTTCTTGACATTCAAAAATCGAAAGATAGAAAACTAAGTATCTTTAGCAATCTCAGTGATTGGAATGCATTCATTCGTTCAACTTTAAAGGAATCAGCAAGGGTTCTAAAAAAAGGTTCCTATATGGTAATGGAAGTAGGTGAAGTCAAAAAAGGAAATTCCATTCTTTATTTGGATGAAGATGTGGTACGGATGGCGGAAGGGACTGGTCTTGTCTGGAATAAAACATATGTCCATACCCAAAGTTTCACAAAACTATCCAATTGTTGGCAGGTTTCTAACAACGAAAAAGGGACAAATTCCAATCGCTGTGTGGTTTTACGAAAGGTTTTATAA
- the mpl17 gene encoding cell surface protein MPL17, with translation MKQIRFLVLFSFLVTLFFVVSNHLGSGLSADPLDSHPIEISIKQKSAGKYELELFLPKDFGFQMEAPHRIFLSGTDGLKVLNADLKLKGPIHHKKTEYFEFVKPLTFQVEGKGKLQLDAKLFYCNFVKNICIPAKVNKSFSI, from the coding sequence ATGAAACAAATTCGTTTTTTGGTTCTCTTTTCTTTTTTGGTAACTTTGTTTTTCGTTGTTAGTAATCATTTAGGATCTGGACTCAGTGCCGATCCTTTGGATTCACATCCAATAGAAATTTCGATCAAACAGAAATCCGCTGGCAAGTATGAGTTGGAATTGTTTTTACCAAAAGACTTTGGGTTCCAGATGGAAGCACCTCACCGTATTTTTTTGTCAGGCACAGATGGACTAAAGGTTTTGAATGCAGACTTAAAACTAAAAGGGCCAATCCATCACAAAAAAACTGAATACTTTGAATTTGTAAAACCCTTGACCTTCCAAGTGGAAGGAAAGGGGAAGTTACAGTTGGATGCGAAATTGTTTTATTGTAACTTTGTGAAAAACATTTGTATCCCCGCTAAGGTGAACAAATCATTCTCCATTTAA